The proteins below come from a single Molothrus ater isolate BHLD 08-10-18 breed brown headed cowbird chromosome 3, BPBGC_Mater_1.1, whole genome shotgun sequence genomic window:
- the TAF1A gene encoding TATA box-binding protein-associated factor RNA polymerase I subunit A, translated as MDSFLEDYKEAPAVVVGGKRRRRSSATQAVLQPLLHLPFLPPQPVSSNEYKLNFKKSKEACLSYIQDALLQKQWKRAAEFLTCYVESLEKDYSREHIGPSEMIWRIGTEILWHHSQSRMKEFNCFMEQMKTLGVKRYLKVCLEHVFHLLCNGQIDEAYQNLSLAESWRFGEQTAIQDKEIKLIQAYRGLLDYCSWSKQKKILLEHGEDGFADLAVEQEMHGYFRKAAVNLKEIIKIPGVWDVFVKCYVDLLEFYGEHNEARQVLNEYAYNSKFPANPNAHVYLYQFLKRQGESKKSLISALKILHDVVPSHELMIDFNTMLQKSKKRKKRQLGLEVIFAALDYAGWKENAKAWSCLARQVKQIVISEKHLDWIKQEWNSRKDWWPDFHFSRYLAKRNWQENKSLSYEKALVAGILLGKDCKYFKYVSHQGCKARVKRFRMLKKFVTRHNPVYLRISGPPDSSVQP; from the exons ATGGACAGCTTCCTGGAGGATTATAAGGAGGCACCGGCGGTGGTAGTGggggggaagagaaggaggaggagctcCGCCACTCAGGCGGTCTTGCAGCCGCTCCTGCACCTGCCCTTCCTGCCGCCGCAGCCGG TATCTTCCAATGAATACAAGTTAAACTTCAAGAAGAGCAAGGAAGCATGTTTAAGTTACATTCAGGATGCCTTGCTCCAAAAGCAGTGGAAAAGAGCTGCAGAGTTCCTGACCTGCTATGTTGAGTCACTAGAGAAGGACTATTCCAGAGAACACATAGGTCCATCAGAG ATGATTTGGAGAATAGGAACTGAAATTTTGTGGCATCATTCCCAAAGCAGGATGAAAGAGTTCAACTGTTTCATGGAACAGATGAAAACTTTAGGAGTAAAAAGGTACTTGAAG GTCTGCTTGGAGCATGTCTTCCATCTCCTCTGTAATGGGCAAATAGATGAAGCGTACCAGAACCTGTCCCTGGCAGAAAGCTGGAGGTTTGGAGAGCAAACAGCCATTCAGGATAAGGAAATTAAGCTGATTCAGGCTTACAGGGGACTCTTGGACTACTGTAGCTGGTctaagcagaagaaaatcctgTTAGAGCATG GTGAGGATGGATTTGCAGACTTGGCTGTTGAGCAGGAAATGCACGGTTACTTCCGGAAGGCAGCAGTGAACTTGAAGGAGATTATTAAAATACCTGGAGTCTGGGATGTCTTTGTGAAATGCTATGTGGAT TTGCTGGAGTTCTATGGAGAGCACAATGAGGCCCGCCAAGTGTTAAATGAATATGCCTACAACTCAAAGTTCCCTGCTAACCCAAATGCCCATGTCTACCTCTATCAGTTCCTCAAGAGGCAGGGTGAATCCAAGAAATCCCTCATATCTGCACTGAAG atcTTGCATGATGTTGTTCCTTCTCATGAACTAATGATAGATTTTAATACCATGCTTCAAAAATCAA agaaaagaaaaaagcgTCAACTGGGCCTAGAAGTTATTTTTGCAGCCTTGGATTATGCTggctggaaagaaaatgcaaaagcatGGAGCTGTTTGGCAAGACAGGTGAAACAAATTGTAAT CTCCGAGAAGCATCTTGACTGGATCAAGCAAGAGTGGAACTCCAGGAAGGACTGGTGGCCAGACTTCCATTTTAGCCGTTACTTGGCAAAAAGGAAttggcaggaaaataaaagcctttCATACGAAAAAGCTCTGGTGGCTGGAATCCTACTGGGAAAGg aTTGCAAATACTTCAAATATGTATCACACCAAGGCTGCAAAGCTCGGGTGAAAAGGTTTCGGATGCTGAAGAAGTTTGTGACTAGGCACAATCCTGTCTACCTGAGAATATCTGGTCCTCCAGATTCCTCTGTTCAGCCTTGA